In Geotalea uraniireducens, one genomic interval encodes:
- a CDS encoding choice-of-anchor D domain-containing protein, with amino-acid sequence MFKVFSIGRRRVGALSRLCAALAAGLCATLAAAEVQAAATTGLWVTPLEIDFGPVGVGMTSAQATVTITNYSAVTLNNFAGGGLGAPFDVSQNCAAGVAPGGSCQYFFTFTPTAAGDFSAASSTSTNLGNISINVHGRGVGAKVVYDAHSLDLGAVYLGNSATQQVVTLRNVGLATLTDFAGGGLSLPFSVTQDCASGVPPGGSCHYYFDFSPVSAGSYTGTSASSTNGGPVTVDVKGSGSSLIFGAGQRVSPLSLDFGPVGVGATSQQLKVEIHNQSAFSTISSFAGGGVASPFSATQDCAAGVPTLGSCYFYYTFAPASVGEFTATSNVSDSYGSFSILLHGTGVAPAQNVTPLWLDFGPVALNTASPFQTVTITNTGMGPLSGWTGGGVGAPFYAIQDCAGKILQPGESCSFSYRFTPTAAGFYTAQSNVSTSAGSFTVLLQGGEHPSDYSLGVTFSGTGSGTVASTPAGLACGASCSSPFPAGTPVALTATPGEYSLFGGWSGICTGIGTCAVTADADKSVTAIFNENTASRAKIGSVLFSTLSLAYAAASSSATDTILAWGVEFVEDLTCGEGKDIILKGGYNGDYSSNTSGYTSLQGVLTVGKGSLTVERLVIL; translated from the coding sequence ATGTTCAAGGTTTTTTCAATCGGGCGGCGAAGGGTCGGGGCGTTATCGAGGCTGTGTGCGGCACTCGCGGCGGGACTGTGCGCCACCCTGGCGGCGGCTGAAGTTCAGGCCGCAGCCACGACGGGCCTGTGGGTCACCCCCCTGGAGATTGATTTCGGCCCGGTGGGAGTGGGGATGACTTCGGCCCAGGCGACGGTGACCATTACCAATTACAGCGCCGTGACGCTGAACAACTTTGCCGGCGGCGGCTTGGGCGCCCCCTTCGACGTCAGCCAGAACTGCGCCGCCGGGGTCGCGCCGGGAGGCAGCTGCCAATATTTCTTCACCTTCACGCCAACTGCGGCAGGCGATTTCAGCGCGGCATCATCCACCAGCACCAACCTGGGAAACATTTCGATCAACGTCCACGGCCGAGGCGTCGGGGCAAAGGTGGTTTATGACGCCCATTCCCTGGACCTGGGGGCTGTCTATCTCGGCAACAGTGCCACGCAACAGGTGGTGACCCTGCGCAATGTCGGCCTGGCCACCCTGACCGACTTTGCGGGCGGCGGCCTGAGCTTGCCCTTCTCGGTCACCCAGGACTGCGCCTCGGGGGTGCCGCCGGGCGGCTCCTGCCATTACTATTTCGACTTTTCCCCCGTTAGCGCCGGCTCGTACACCGGCACTTCCGCCAGTTCCACCAACGGCGGACCGGTAACGGTGGATGTCAAAGGTTCCGGAAGTTCATTGATTTTCGGCGCCGGCCAGCGGGTCTCGCCACTCTCGCTCGACTTCGGCCCGGTCGGGGTCGGCGCGACCAGCCAGCAGCTGAAGGTGGAAATCCATAACCAGAGCGCCTTTTCAACCATTTCCAGCTTTGCCGGCGGCGGGGTTGCCTCGCCGTTTTCCGCCACCCAGGATTGCGCCGCGGGGGTGCCGACGCTCGGCTCCTGCTATTTCTATTACACCTTCGCTCCCGCGTCAGTCGGCGAATTTACCGCAACCTCCAATGTTTCCGACAGTTACGGTTCCTTCAGTATTCTGCTGCATGGCACCGGCGTTGCCCCCGCCCAGAATGTCACCCCCCTCTGGCTCGACTTCGGCCCGGTTGCCCTCAATACCGCCAGTCCTTTCCAGACGGTCACCATTACCAATACCGGCATGGGGCCCTTGTCCGGCTGGACCGGCGGCGGGGTTGGCGCACCTTTTTATGCCATCCAGGACTGCGCCGGCAAAATTCTGCAACCGGGGGAGAGCTGCAGTTTCTCGTACCGCTTTACCCCGACGGCGGCCGGATTTTACACGGCGCAGTCCAATGTCTCCACCAGTGCCGGATCGTTTACCGTTCTGCTGCAGGGCGGCGAACATCCGTCGGATTATTCTCTCGGGGTCACATTTTCCGGCACCGGCAGCGGTACGGTCGCCAGTACGCCCGCCGGCCTGGCGTGCGGCGCGAGCTGCTCCTCCCCCTTTCCGGCCGGCACGCCGGTGGCGCTTACCGCCACCCCCGGCGAGTATTCGCTGTTCGGTGGCTGGTCCGGCATCTGTACCGGCATCGGCACCTGTGCGGTGACGGCGGATGCGGACAAAAGCGTTACCGCCATCTTCAACGAGAATACCGCCAGCAGGGCGAAAATCGGTTCGGTGCTTTTCTCCACCCTATCCCTTGCCTATGCGGCCGCTTCGTCTTCGGCAACGGACACCATCCTGGCCTGGGGGGTCGAGTTTGTCGAGGATCTGACGTGCGGGGAGGGAAAGGATATCATCCTGAAAGGGGGGTATAACGGGGATTATTCTTCGAACACCAGCGGTTATACCTCTTTGCAGGGCGTTCTCACCGTCGGGAAAGGTTCGCTGACCGTGGAACGGCTGGTTATCTTGTAG